A region from the Polaribacter sp. Hel1_33_78 genome encodes:
- the lysA gene encoding diaminopimelate decarboxylase → MERTQLLNIANKYGSPLYVYDTDKIESQYNRLTDAFSSVKNLKLNYAVKALSNINILKFFKNIGAGLDTVSIQEVQLGLTTGIDPKKIIFTPNGVSLNEIEEVAKLGVQINIDNLSILELFGQKHPEIPVCIRINPHIMAGGNSKISVGHIDSKFGISIHQVPHIKRVVENTGMNINGIHMHTGSDILDIDTFLRATEILFDVAKQFDNIDFIDFGSGFKVPYKEGDISTDIEQLGLQLSERFNEFCVEYGKEITLMFEPGKFLVSDAGVFLAKVNVVKQTTSTVFAHVDSGFNHLVRPMMYDSYHHITNISNPEGRDRYYSVVGYICETDTFGSNRRIAEISEEDVLCFHNAGAYCFSMASNYNSRYLPAEVMLYKGKDYLIRKRQTIKDILNNQEIVEFSKIEKNTRTEIPV, encoded by the coding sequence TTGGAAAGAACACAACTTTTAAACATAGCGAATAAATACGGTAGTCCCTTATATGTTTATGATACAGATAAAATTGAATCGCAATACAACAGATTAACTGATGCCTTTAGCAGTGTTAAAAACTTAAAATTAAATTATGCAGTAAAAGCACTAAGTAATATTAATATTTTAAAGTTTTTTAAAAATATTGGTGCGGGTTTAGACACTGTTTCTATTCAAGAAGTGCAGTTAGGTTTAACAACGGGAATTGATCCAAAGAAAATAATATTTACACCAAATGGGGTTTCTTTAAATGAGATTGAAGAAGTTGCTAAATTAGGTGTTCAAATTAATATTGATAATCTTTCTATTTTAGAATTATTCGGACAAAAACATCCTGAAATTCCGGTTTGTATACGCATCAACCCACATATTATGGCAGGTGGAAATTCCAAAATTTCTGTAGGACATATTGATTCAAAATTCGGAATCTCAATACATCAAGTACCTCACATTAAGCGTGTTGTAGAAAATACAGGTATGAATATCAACGGAATTCACATGCATACAGGTTCGGATATTTTAGATATCGATACTTTTTTGCGTGCTACAGAAATTTTGTTTGATGTTGCAAAACAGTTTGATAACATAGATTTTATTGATTTCGGAAGTGGATTTAAAGTTCCTTATAAAGAAGGAGATATTTCTACAGATATTGAGCAATTAGGATTACAATTATCGGAAAGATTTAATGAATTTTGTGTGGAATATGGAAAAGAAATTACACTAATGTTTGAACCTGGAAAATTTTTAGTTTCTGACGCAGGTGTTTTTCTAGCAAAAGTAAATGTGGTAAAACAAACAACTTCTACCGTTTTTGCTCATGTAGATTCTGGTTTTAATCATTTAGTAAGACCAATGATGTATGACTCTTATCATCATATTACAAACATATCTAATCCCGAAGGAAGAGATCGTTACTATTCTGTTGTCGGTTATATTTGTGAAACAGATACTTTTGGATCGAACAGAAGAATAGCAGAAATTTCTGAAGAAGATGTGTTATGTTTCCATAATGCTGGTGCTTATTGTTTCTCAATGGCCTCAAACTACAACTCCCGTTATTTACCTGCGGAAGTCATGTTATATAAAGGAAAAGACTATTTAATTAGAAAAAGACAAACCATTAAAGATATTTTAAACAATCAAGAAATTGTTGAATTTTCTAAAATTGAAAAGAATACGAGAACGGAAATTCCTGTTTAA
- a CDS encoding GNAT family N-acetyltransferase produces the protein MKLQLSTSENISKIMQIIDDAKELLASLKIDQWQNGYPNEAQVEQDILNGESYIVLNDENKVIATSMFTINPEPTYKVIDGKWIINESKVYGVIHRMAIKKEFRKLGLATFLFDEFHQQLKEKNIESLKIDTHEDNLGMQSLIKKLGYQYCGIIYTNYDAKRLAFEKIID, from the coding sequence ATGAAATTACAACTTTCTACTTCAGAAAATATTTCTAAAATTATGCAAATAATAGATGATGCAAAAGAACTTTTAGCATCTTTAAAAATTGATCAATGGCAAAATGGTTACCCAAATGAAGCACAAGTTGAACAAGATATTTTGAATGGAGAAAGTTATATTGTTTTAAATGATGAAAATAAAGTAATAGCAACTTCTATGTTTACTATAAATCCTGAACCAACTTACAAGGTTATTGATGGGAAATGGATAATTAATGAATCTAAAGTTTATGGTGTAATTCATAGAATGGCAATTAAAAAAGAATTTAGAAAATTAGGTTTAGCAACTTTTCTTTTTGATGAATTTCACCAACAATTAAAAGAAAAAAATATAGAAAGTTTAAAAATTGACACACATGAAGATAATCTTGGAATGCAATCTTTAATAAAAAAATTAGGCTATCAATATTGTGGTATTATCTATACCAATTATGACGCTAAAAGATTGGCTTTTGAAAAAATTATAGATTGA
- a CDS encoding DNA topoisomerase IV subunit B produces MSQETKYTEDNIRSLDWKEHIRMRPGMYIGKLGDGSSPDDGIYILVKEVLDNSIDEYVMGAGKTIEISIHGTKVTVRDYGRGIPLGKVVDVVSKMNTGGKYDSKAFKKSVGLNGVGTKAVNALSSFFRVESSRDGKSASAEFSQGNLNNQDFLEETSRRKGTKVSFVPDEEIFKKYKFRNEYVAKMLKNYVYLNPGLTIIFNGEKFFSENGLKDLLEDNNNKDDMLYPIIHLKGQDIEIAITHSKTQYSEEYHSFVNGQHTTQGGTHQAAFRESIVKTIREFFGKNFEASDIRKSIISAIAIKVMEPIFESQTKTKLGSTEMGGDLPTVRTYINDFVKTKLDNFLHRNNDVSEKLQRKIVQAEKERKELSGIRKLAKDRAKKASLHNKKLRDCRIHLGDTKKEAYLESTLFITEGDSASGSITKSRNVNTQAVFSLKGKPLNSYGLSKKIVYENEEFNLLQAALNIEDGLEDLRYNNIVIATDADVDGMHIRLLLITFFLQFFPELIKEGHLYILETPLFRVRNKKQTFYCYSDEEKREAISKLRGKPEITRFKGLGEISPNEFVHFIGDDIRLDPVMLDKEMSIENMLQFYMGKNTPDRQKFIIENLKVELDTIEEEV; encoded by the coding sequence ATGAGTCAAGAAACAAAATATACAGAAGATAATATCAGGTCTTTAGATTGGAAAGAGCATATTAGAATGCGTCCAGGAATGTACATTGGTAAATTAGGAGACGGTTCTTCTCCAGATGATGGAATTTACATACTCGTAAAAGAAGTTTTAGATAATTCTATTGATGAATATGTAATGGGAGCTGGGAAAACTATCGAAATTTCTATTCACGGAACAAAAGTAACGGTTAGAGATTATGGTCGTGGAATTCCTTTAGGAAAAGTAGTAGACGTAGTCTCTAAAATGAATACTGGAGGGAAATACGATTCAAAAGCATTTAAAAAATCTGTAGGTCTAAATGGGGTTGGTACGAAAGCGGTAAATGCACTTTCCTCTTTTTTCAGAGTTGAATCTTCACGTGATGGAAAATCAGCTTCAGCAGAATTCAGTCAAGGAAATTTAAATAACCAAGATTTTTTAGAAGAAACTTCTCGAAGAAAAGGAACAAAAGTTTCATTTGTGCCAGATGAAGAAATTTTTAAGAAATATAAGTTCAGAAATGAGTATGTAGCAAAAATGCTTAAGAATTATGTGTATTTAAATCCTGGTTTGACGATTATTTTTAATGGAGAAAAATTCTTTTCAGAAAATGGATTAAAAGATTTATTAGAAGATAACAACAATAAAGATGATATGTTGTATCCTATAATTCATTTAAAAGGTCAAGATATTGAAATTGCTATAACGCACAGTAAGACTCAATATTCAGAGGAATATCATTCGTTTGTAAATGGGCAACATACAACTCAAGGAGGAACACATCAAGCAGCATTTAGGGAATCTATTGTAAAAACAATTCGGGAATTTTTTGGGAAGAACTTTGAAGCTTCTGATATTCGCAAATCTATCATATCTGCGATAGCAATAAAAGTAATGGAGCCTATTTTTGAAAGTCAGACAAAAACAAAGTTAGGTTCAACAGAAATGGGAGGAGATTTACCAACTGTTAGAACCTATATCAATGATTTTGTAAAAACAAAACTTGATAATTTTCTTCATAGAAATAATGATGTTTCAGAAAAGCTTCAAAGAAAGATTGTTCAAGCTGAAAAAGAAAGAAAAGAACTTTCAGGAATACGTAAATTAGCCAAAGACAGAGCTAAAAAAGCGAGTTTACATAATAAAAAATTAAGAGATTGCAGAATCCATTTAGGAGATACTAAAAAGGAAGCTTATCTAGAATCAACATTATTTATCACTGAGGGAGATTCAGCTTCTGGTTCTATTACAAAATCGAGAAATGTAAACACACAAGCAGTTTTTAGTTTAAAAGGAAAGCCTTTGAATTCTTATGGATTAAGCAAAAAGATTGTATATGAAAACGAGGAGTTTAATTTATTACAAGCGGCATTAAATATAGAAGATGGTTTAGAAGATTTGCGTTATAATAATATTGTAATTGCTACAGATGCGGATGTAGATGGAATGCATATTCGGTTGTTATTGATCACTTTTTTTCTACAATTTTTCCCCGAATTAATCAAAGAAGGACATTTATATATTTTAGAAACTCCATTATTTAGAGTCAGAAATAAAAAACAAACATTCTATTGTTATTCTGACGAAGAAAAACGTGAAGCCATTAGTAAATTAAGAGGAAAGCCAGAGATTACAAGATTTAAAGGTTTAGGTGAGATTTCTCCAAATGAGTTTGTTCATTTTATTGGTGATGACATTCGTTTAGATCCTGTAATGTTAGACAAAGAAATGTCTATAGAAAATATGTTACAATTCTATATGGGTAAAAATACTCCGGATAGACAGAAGTTTATCATCGAAAACTTAAAAGTTGAGTTGGATACTATTGAAGAGGAAGTTTAG